The segment TGCCCATATCAACTATTGCGCGTTCGACGGTAAATTTGCCTTTTAAACGAGATTTCATTTCGAGATAGATGAGAAGCGTGATAAACGTCAACATCAAATATCCGCGAAGCGTTTCTATTTTGTGTGTTCGCAAAGGCAATAAATCAATGAACGATTTTGACACGCCAAAGAGTTTTTCCGCCGTTTGTCGGGTGTAATACATCGGAATTATCTCAGAAATCGGCACGTCTTCAGAAGAAATGAGTATAAATTTCCCTTTTTCGTTCAATGCTGTTCCCATTTCTTCATCGCTCAAACCATCTTCTTTCGCGGAAATGAGATATTTTGTGGTCTCATCGCCTTTACGGCGAATGTCGCAAATAACATAGGCAAAGCCCTTGTTCTCGTACAAATCGACTTCGACCTTCTTAACATAGAGCGCCCGCCCGCCATAAATGACGGCGTTTTTCACGCTTTCAATATCTGTATGCGTCGCAATCAAATTGTTGTACAGCTTCCTATTCGCCGGTAAACGCGTCAAAAACGAGATTTTTTCCGAGTATAACGCGCGAATATTGGCTTCGCTGTAATAACCAGCGTCAATTAAGGCATACGAAGTCTTGACGCCCATTTCGGATAGCTCCGCTATCGTGTTTTTGAGGGTGGAGACATCGACAATATTTCCGGCCATATAACGAAAATAAAGCGGCCTGCCGGTATCTTTGTCTATGACCATAAGAAGGCGCGTTTCAAGTTGCGTATCGCCGCCGTGATTGCCCCAGGCAGTCACGGGGATATCGATTTCATTCGGCATTCCCGTGCTGTCGGCAATGATTCCAACTTTATCGCCCGCAACACATTTTATATACGAGCTGAAGAAGTTTCTCCAATGCGATTCTTTGCCTAATTCTTCGAGGAAATCGCTGATCCGCTGAGATGACAATTCCGCGTCCGGGAATAGGGTGGAAATGAAATTTCCGGCGCTCCAAACCTCCGCGTATTGCATTGCGGACGACATAATCAGCTTGAAACATACCAGGCTCATCAATGTTCCGTAATTCACCGGAATATTTTTCAAAACAGCGCTGAACGGACAATTTTCCGCGACTTGCGTTATTGCGTAACTGTCGCCGAATTTTTGGATTATTTCTTTTTGTATCGGTTTAAGCGTGCCAGGCTTCTGTGTTTTTGGACGGTATTCTTTGGTTTCGAGATTTGTGATGACGCCCAGGTAAATGCTTTTTTTGCGATATTTTTTCAGATCCTTGTCCCAGTAAGAAATCATATCGTAAGCATAGTTCCTGCCGCCTATATTTTTTACTTTGACTTCTCTGCCTTGTTTTTTCATAAGCGTCTCCTTTACGGTAGTTATGTAACTTCCATAAATATACGCCATTATGAAACGAAAGTCAAGTGTTTAGGCAAGTCAATCTGACAATATGGAGGTTATTTTTCGGGAGATAGGAATTATATCAGAGTATTGATTTTGAACGGAAAACGAAGTGTCCGTGGCGCGGCTTATGGTGCTGGACGTTCCCGATTGAAAGGTTGCGGCGCGCCTGTCGTTTTCCCTGTCAGAAGATTTCAGACGAAAAACGCGCTCCGGATTGTCCTTCAGTTTTGTCCTTCAGTTTTATCCTTCTTGACATTCAAAAATATAATGCTATATTCCTGTATAATTCTTATTAAACAGCTATACAATGTTTATATTGAATTGCCGGTTTTGAAAAGGAGGTGTTCAGAGTGCGGTCGGGAATTTGTTTTTCGTGCATGTGTCGTGAGAGAAACATGGAAATGCGAGGGAGGTTCCAGGAGGCCTGTATCATGTGGCGCCGCGTACCCGGAAAAGAAGCCTGACTTCTGAAACGGCAGCGGCCTTCAATGAGACGAGCGGCCTGGAAGCTTCTGAATGGAGCTTCCATTTTTATCTGGAAACAGATTCATCACACATTTTAACGGAGGGAAATCGATTATGAAGTTTCTGAAAATAATGGTTGTGTTTTTCGCGGTATTGTTGTTTGCGGGCAGCGTCGCCGGGGCGGCGGAAAGAGTGCACCTCAGGGTCGGGATCGTGGGAGAGAGCTACGAGGTGATATGGGCCCCGGTCATCAAAAAACTGGCCGCGGAAGGCATCGATATCGAGCTCATCAACTTCGCCGACTACATGACGCCCAACGCGGCGCTGGACGCGGGAGAGCTGGACCTGAACGCCTTTCAGCATTATACGTTTTTGAACAATGAAATCAAAAATAAAGGCTATAAGATCACACCCATCGCCGATACGTTCCTCTCGGCCATGTGCCTGTATTCGAAAAAAATTAAAAGTATTAAGGATCTGAAAGAAGGCGATAAAATCGCTTTTCCCAACGAAGTCATCAATCAAGGGCGCTCTCTGACCGTTCTGCAGGGCGCGGGCCTGATTAAACTGAAACCCGACGCCGGTTTGACTCCGGACATCACGGACATCGTCGAAAATCCGCTGAAGCTCCAGTTTGTGACGGTGGATGCCGCTCAGGTCGCCTCGATATTGCCGGATGTGGCAGCCGGAGTCATCAACGGCAACTATGCCATAGACTTTGGTCTGAGCCCTCAAAAAGACTCTATTTTCTATGACGACCTGAAGTTCTATAAAGACAAGAGCTACATCAACGTCATTGCCGCGAGGACACAGGACGCCAATAAAGAAGTTTTCAAAAAGGTCGTGGCTGCGTACCAGACAGACGAGGTCAAAGAAATTTTTAAAGAATACTTCGAAGGTTCTTATCTGCCCGCCTGGTAGAGCGCTAAATCCCGCGGAGGCTTTCGCGCGTTTCGGCAGCCGCTGAAAAGTATCTTTATCGCACATTTTAACAAATAAAAATCATCTCTCTATGGGTTCTTTCCTTTCCTGCAGGCTCTGAACGGCTCACAGGTACGGGATTGAACCCATTATATTTTTAATGTTGACAGAACCCGCAAATTCACGCCATCTTCGTCATTGTCGTCATCTTCATATCCTTCCATACCCTGTCCCGCAAAAAGCCCTCATGATATAATGTAGCCCATTATGCGAATTAAATGGAGGAAATTATTGCAATGGAAGAAATACACAGAACTGTAGCTTACTCCAAGGTTCAACAAATTC is part of the Synergistaceae bacterium genome and harbors:
- a CDS encoding transposase, yielding MQYAEVWSAGNFISTLFPDAELSSQRISDFLEELGKESHWRNFFSSYIKCVAGDKVGIIADSTGMPNEIDIPVTAWGNHGGDTQLETRLLMVIDKDTGRPLYFRYMAGNIVDVSTLKNTIAELSEMGVKTSYALIDAGYYSEANIRALYSEKISFLTRLPANRKLYNNLIATHTDIESVKNAVIYGGRALYVKKVEVDLYENKGFAYVICDIRRKGDETTKYLISAKEDGLSDEEMGTALNEKGKFILISSEDVPISEIIPMYYTRQTAEKLFGVSKSFIDLLPLRTHKIETLRGYLMLTFITLLIYLEMKSRLKGKFTVERAIVDMGNLMSKSYGNHTIICEPNKNMKAIAELLGFMVPMTLGV
- a CDS encoding MetQ/NlpA family ABC transporter substrate-binding protein, with amino-acid sequence MKFLKIMVVFFAVLLFAGSVAGAAERVHLRVGIVGESYEVIWAPVIKKLAAEGIDIELINFADYMTPNAALDAGELDLNAFQHYTFLNNEIKNKGYKITPIADTFLSAMCLYSKKIKSIKDLKEGDKIAFPNEVINQGRSLTVLQGAGLIKLKPDAGLTPDITDIVENPLKLQFVTVDAAQVASILPDVAAGVINGNYAIDFGLSPQKDSIFYDDLKFYKDKSYINVIAARTQDANKEVFKKVVAAYQTDEVKEIFKEYFEGSYLPAW